A single window of Anaerocolumna chitinilytica DNA harbors:
- a CDS encoding NHL repeat-containing protein, with protein MKKKCLLILLVFILVFIPMDVYAADGKSYDFEGYTYDYWGNAVESPAAFQLDRVINEKNMGGIKVQGFNDVVTSGDGRIFLVDTLEGRVDIVNQGGSFVKSLKVIRDANDKIVIDEKSGAQLVLSAPEGAFYQEKDQELFIADTGAERIIVLDGRNYTLKRVIKKPENMAGVSEFKPSKIVVDNTGRIYVVVQSSYEGILELNSDGTFSRYFGVNSPSVNVIDYFWKSISSDRQKEQMKRTFAPAFNNIDLDSDGFVYAVTFDAAAQHMVFRLNSGGKNVLREKGNTSVVGDIHRMKIADQSQFVDIAVQDYGTYAVIDKSKGRIFLYDFDGQLLDAFGSQGKTKGSFQMPTGIAWLGNNLVVADSTLKCAYILTPTDFGEAALLASEKYYYGKWDEALTQFKKILTLNANYEVAYAGIGKNYLMKDEYKKAMYYFKLGNNREFYSKAYNGYRAEVLQSHFGIIAVIFLAFIFLILFTEVRYHKKESGQNEE; from the coding sequence ATGAAGAAAAAGTGCTTACTAATCCTGCTCGTATTCATACTGGTATTTATACCTATGGATGTTTACGCTGCCGATGGTAAAAGCTATGATTTTGAGGGCTATACCTATGATTACTGGGGGAATGCCGTAGAGAGTCCGGCAGCCTTTCAGCTGGACCGGGTAATTAATGAGAAAAATATGGGAGGCATCAAGGTACAGGGGTTTAACGATGTGGTTACCAGCGGGGACGGACGTATTTTCCTGGTAGATACGCTGGAAGGCCGGGTGGACATCGTAAATCAGGGAGGTTCTTTTGTGAAATCCCTAAAAGTTATCAGGGATGCGAATGACAAGATTGTAATAGATGAAAAAAGCGGGGCACAGCTGGTATTAAGTGCTCCGGAAGGTGCATTTTATCAGGAAAAAGACCAGGAGCTTTTTATCGCCGATACAGGAGCCGAAAGAATTATCGTTCTGGACGGCAGGAATTATACCTTGAAAAGAGTGATTAAAAAACCTGAAAATATGGCAGGGGTTTCAGAATTTAAACCTTCAAAAATTGTCGTAGATAATACGGGCAGGATTTATGTGGTGGTACAGTCAAGTTATGAGGGTATTCTAGAATTGAATTCGGACGGTACTTTTTCCAGGTATTTTGGTGTGAATTCCCCTTCCGTTAATGTTATTGATTATTTCTGGAAGTCCATTTCCTCTGACAGGCAAAAGGAGCAGATGAAGAGGACCTTTGCACCCGCCTTTAATAACATAGACCTGGATTCCGACGGCTTTGTATATGCCGTAACCTTTGACGCAGCAGCACAGCATATGGTATTCCGGCTGAATTCCGGCGGTAAAAACGTCTTAAGAGAGAAGGGCAATACCAGTGTTGTCGGGGATATACACCGGATGAAGATTGCGGATCAGAGCCAGTTTGTTGATATTGCCGTACAGGATTATGGTACTTATGCAGTGATAGATAAATCCAAAGGAAGGATTTTTCTCTACGACTTTGACGGACAGCTTCTTGATGCCTTCGGTTCTCAGGGAAAGACAAAGGGTTCTTTCCAGATGCCTACGGGTATCGCATGGCTGGGAAACAACCTGGTGGTAGCAGACAGCACTTTAAAATGCGCCTATATCCTAACACCTACGGATTTCGGTGAAGCGGCACTTCTTGCCAGCGAGAAATATTATTACGGTAAATGGGATGAGGCCCTGACACAGTTTAAGAAAATACTGACCCTGAATGCCAATTATGAGGTCGCTTATGCTGGTATCGGCAAGAACTATCTGATGAAGGATGAATATAAGAAAGCAATGTATTACTTTAAGTTAGGAAATAACCGTGAGTTCTATTCCAAGGCTTATAACGGATACCGGGCTGAGGTGCTGCAAAGCCATTTTGGTATAATAGCGGTTATCTTTTTAGCTTTTATCTTCCTGATTCTATTTACGGAAGTCAGATATCATAAGAAGGAGAGTGGACAGAATGAGGAGTGA